A stretch of the Alnus glutinosa chromosome 6, dhAlnGlut1.1, whole genome shotgun sequence genome encodes the following:
- the LOC133871539 gene encoding uncharacterized protein LOC133871539, producing the protein MMCLYLHHHHLPVKEYPDAAEVARYLAEVMARVPRPIIKEEEIGCSFKYFCAHNYPAFDGTQGYLAMESWSANILRLFEVIGCTNEQRVLYAGYKLIDEASRWWESRRELLDLEMGGAEVTWTRYKKEFNDRFFPRAQQQLRAREFQNLVQGNLTVEQYVAKFMELARFALNLVPDEETKTERFHEGVHP; encoded by the coding sequence ATGATGTGCCTCTACCTCCACCATCACCACCTCCCCGTGAAAGAGTATCCAGATGCAGCAGAAGTTGCTCGATACTTGGCAGAAGTTATGGCCCGAGTTCCGCGCCCAATAATCAAAGAGGAAGAGATAGGTTGTtcctttaaatatttttgtgcACACAACTACCCAGCCTTTGATGGTACTCAAGGGTATTTAGCAATGGAATCCTGGAGTGCTAACATCCTTAGGCTGTTTGAAGTAATTGGCTGCACCAACGAACAAAGGGTTTTATATGCTGGTTACAAGCTTATTGATGAGGCCTCAAGATGGTGGGAGTCAAGGAGAGAACTGCTGGACTTAGAAATGGGAGGAGCTGAGGTTACTTGGACTCGCTATAAGAAAGAATTTAATGATCGATTCTTTCCTAGAGCTCAACAACAACTTCGAGCTAGAGAATTTCAAAATCTGGTTCAAGGCAATTTAACGGTAGAACAGTATGTTGCTAAGTTCATGGAGTTGGCAAGATTTGCTCTAAACCTAGTTCCTGATGAAGAGACAAAAACTGAGAGATTTCATGAAGGTGTTCACCCCTGA